The sequence ATACTCATCCGTGCTTGCCGTCAGATAATTCGCTTCGCCCACTTTGCCGATATTCATCCAAAAGCCGTGCGTGAATTGCTGTTCGTAGCTGACGCCGTCGGTGATTGAACTCGTCGCCGGCGATGCAGGATCGTACGTGAATCCTCCCACGACCGGCGCGCCACTTGTCACATTCAGCCCGTATGGTATTGATGTCCCAACGAATGCCACGCTCCCCCTAAATTCGTAGGTAATAGGGGTTGCCAGGGCGTGGTAGGAACTCATAGCCCATATCAAAGCGGCGAAAAAGAGGAATCGCGGCATCAGTACTCCAAAGTTGTTGATCTCGGTGAGAACGTCACTATTGCTGCATTGTCGTTCTGGTATCGCGTCCGAATTCGACGACAAGGTAGTACGCCCCGCAGATGCCAGCAGCGCATACCTTCGGCCCGAACTCAGGACGGGTGGCGATCTCGCGACGATCGGCCAACAGCCGAACAATGTGCCAAGCGTGCGAACGCCGCCATGCTTGCCGTAAAGGCGAAACGGGGCGTAAAACGCGAGATCTGAGAGAGCTACATTAGCAGCCTGTGAGAACGTGAATCGCCGCAGCCGAACGCCGATTCTACTATCGGCACCCCCCAAGTCAACAATTTGGGCTCAAGGGACGGGTGGTTTGGTCGGTTTTCCCCAGATGTTGGTTTCCGCTTCGTCTGCTCTGGCGAGGCTATTCTATTCGCGCGGACGAGGGAATTCGGTGTGGGCCGCGCAAGCCATGTTCGTCAACTGCCGCGGAACCCTCCGCCGTCACTCGGTGCAGCGAGAGCATCATGCTTGCGGCCACGAAGAACGACGCCCATAGCATGTGCCCGGCGGCACGGCCAAGAGGAATCGCGAACAAAAGGATCCCCAAAATCCAAACGACAGAGACGACATTCTTCCGTGCTTCCGCGGCAGGTGTTGAAAGGATGACGGCCAGCGCAGGCACGACCGCAGTCAGATGGTAGCTCCACACGACGGGCGAGAACCACACCGTACACAACACGATCAGGGCAATCTCGACCGACCAATCGCGACGATTCATCGCGGCGGCGGGGCGTCGTATTGCCATCAGCACGGCACACCCAAGAGTCGACAATACGCACCCAGTCACCAACGACAGCGCGGTGGGCGACAAGTCGGCTACCGCTAACGTCGGAAACCCGCCGCGCGCAGTGAGGAATCGTCGTAGCACAACGATCGTCGATTGGTTCGTGATGCGATCTTCGTCGATTGCATCCTCGCCGTGCATTTGGTCGTCGACAGTCGCTGCCGCGCCGCCAGCAGCCCACACCAGGTGCTCGTCGATGCTCCCCTGCCAACCAAACGCAGCCAGCGACAGGATGATGTCGATCGAGACCGCGAGTAAGAGGGCGACGCCGGCCGCCAGCCATTTGCGCTTCAAGACAAGATACCCCGCGCCAACAACCGGTAGCAGCTTGAGCCAGATGGCAACGCCCAGCAGTGCGCCCCCTTTCCAGGGGCGATCGCGACTCGCCGCCGCGAGACCGGCCACCATCATCCATACCATGAGGATATGAAATGCGCCGATCAAAAAACCGTCGGCTGCGATCAGCAGCGCGAGCAAACCGGCGGCCATCGTTCCCCGAGCGCGCAACAGCATATCGTCGCCAGCCAGTAACTCGTCGCGCACCGTGGCCAACAAGCCGAACCAGGTGCCGACGTTCAGCAAATAATAGATTGCCGCCGACAGTACGAGAGGAAATATTGTCAGCAGGATGCAGGCGACATCCAATGACGGAAGGTATCTGTTCAGTGCCGTCAGAGGGTGCCGGCAGCCATGATCGAGAATGTATCGACCACCATTAACAAACTCAGGGAAATCGCAAGCAAGGTTCCCCGCCGCCCGATACACGGCCCAAGGAAAAACCACCAAGAGTATCGCCGACATGCAGATCTGCGCCGTCGGAGGGGTACACAAGCGATCCAGAAATCCCTCGCGGCCAGCCGGCCTGCCATCCGCGCTCGTCGCGCGACCACTAGCGCGGACCACGAGATCGGCTTGCCGCTTCACCGTGAGTGAAGGATCGGGGTTGGTCATAATGCTTTGACGATCATTTTGCGCATCCGCAATTGCGCTGCCATGGCGCGCGGACCTTAACAGCAACGCGGGGGCCAATGCGCACTAGCGGCATGGCGCCGCGAATTCGATCGTGCTACCACGAGAATCGCGATAGATACGTGAAGATCCCGAACATGTCCCCGTAATAGTACAGAGCCACACTTAAGTTCCGAACAGCCAGCGTTTCGCCATTCGGCACATAGAAATCTGAAAAATACCGGCTCTTGCAAGCGTGAGGTATTAGCAGGATTCATGGGTTTTGGTCAAGGGAACTTTGGAATGCCTGGCGATCTGGGCTGGGCGAGGCCCCATTTCCACTGATAGCAGATGCAAAGCCGGACGTAACAGTTCGGTGGCATTGTCCCGCGACACGTAGGCGATGTGACGACTTGGAATTCTCGACTGGGCGAATGCGTCACGCAGCCTGGTCATTCACTTGTTTTGTAACAACCATCGCTGCCCGCCGTCGGCTGTATTCGTGGCAGACTTGCTTGCCGCGGGAGTATCACCGGCGGCCGATGAGCTTGGCTGCCACATTGTTCTTGCCGCTCGGGGATAGATCGTCTTGACCACGCAGTTGAGTCACGCGCGGCACCGATATCGACAATGAAAGCAACTCATTGATGAATCGGTTTTTCCCACTCGGAATGCTCCCAAGAACCGCCTTACCACCCCCCTTAGGGGTTGTAGCCGGTTGGGTGTTAGCTATTTTGCTATCAAGGGGGTGGACGCTTCCGTTGTTGCGTGGCAAATACGCCCTTCGTGCACTGGCCGGCTCAAAACCGTGGGCCCGCCGCTCGTGCGATGGCGGCGCCATTCTGCGACCGCGCAACTCTAACTAATGAGTGTTCTCACAAGTCGTCTGGAAAGGTGTGTTGCATGGCTAAGAAAACTTCGGGGCGCAAACGAGCAGGTTCACCCAGTAAAGCGCAAGCGATTCGTGACGAGTTCACGTCGCAAGGCGCAGGTGCGCGGCCGAAGGACGTTATCGCCAACTTGAAGGCCAAGGGTATCGAGGTGTCGTCCGCGCAAGTAAGTAACATCAAGGCGACGCTGGGCACCGTCAAGCATGGCCGCAAGCACAACGGCAAAGCCGGCAGCAACGGAACGCTTTCGATCGAAGCCCTGCTAGAGGCCAAGAAGTTGGCCGACCGGATTGGCGGCATCGAGGCGGCGCGTCACGCGATCGAGGCCCTCGCCCGCTTGAGTTGACGGTCGCTACGACGTTTGACGACAATTCAATGCTATCCACGGCCGGCACTCTTGCCGGCCGTTTTCATTGGGGCTGAATTGACATAAATACGTCCTACGTACGTCGGCAAACCGGCGGTGTTGCCGTATACTATGTGGTTTGAAAATACCGAGAGTACCCTGGCGGAGAATATTGCATGAGCGTTGCCAATCGCGATAAGCAAGTGGCCGAGGCAGAAGAGTTGTTGGCAGACGGCCCGCAACGTCTGGGGTTCGCCAAGGGGTTGTTCTTTGGACAGTATTTGAGCGATCGTCTCTTGCCCTACCCGGACCTGGCCGCCGACTTGCAAACCCGGTCGCTGGTGTCGGATTTGCGTAAGTTTTGTAAAGAGCAGATCGATGCGGCGCAGATCGATCGCGACGCCGAGATACCCGAGCACGTCGTTCGCGGCCTGGGGCAGTTGGGTGTGCTGGGGGCGTGCCTGCCTCGCAGCTGCGGCGGGCTCGACTTTACACAAGCCGCGTATTGCCAATTGATGGAAGTCCTCGGCGGGCATTGCGGTAGCACGGCGCTGTTCGTCAATGCGCATCACTCGATCGGGCCGCGGGCGCTGGTGCTATTCGGCACGCAACGCCAGCAAGAGGATTACCTGCCGAAGTTGTGTTCCGGCGAGTGGCTGAGCGCGTTTGCACTGACCGAGCCAGAAGCCGGCAGCGATGCCTCGAATGTGCAGACCCTGGCTGTGCCTAGCGCGGACGGCAAGGGGTTCGTGCTTAACGGTCAGAAGCGGTGGATCACCAATGGCGGTATCGCCAACGTACTGACCGTCATGGCGCGGACTCCCGTGCCCGGCAGCGAAGAAACCAAGATCACGGCCTTCGTCGTCACGCCCGATATGGCGGGCTTCGAGGTTGTCGAGAAACGTATGAACAAATGCGGCGTGCGCGGCTCGGCTACGGCGCGGCTTGCATTTCACGACATGTTCGTGCCGAATGAAAACGTGCTTGGCCAGCGCGGTAAGGGGCTGAAGATCGCACTCACTGTGCTCGATTTCGGCCGCACGACCTTCGGCGCCAGTTGCACGGGCGCCGCCAAGTTCTGTCTTGCCCGGGCGACCCAGCATGCCAACCAACGCGTGCAATTTGGCGAGACGCTCGCGTCGTTCGAACTGGTCAAGGACAAGCTGGCCTACATGGCCGCGGGCGCCTTCGCCATGGAATCGGTCACCTACCAGACGGCGGCCCTGATCGATGCCGGGGAAGATGACTACATGATCGAAACCGCCATGCTGAAGGTCTTTTCGACCGACGTGCTGTGGCGGATCATCAACGACACGATTCAGATCTTCGGCGGCAAGGCATACTTTGCCGATGAACCGTACGAGCGCATGATGCGCGACGGCCGTATCAATATGATTGGCGAAGGGGCCAACGACGTGCTGCGCGTCTTTTCGGCCTTGGTCGGATTACGCGACGTGGGCATGGAGCTGAAGGGCGTCCTCGACGCGCTGATGAACCCGCTGGGTAATATCGGCAAGATTGGCGGCTTTGCCAGCCGCCGCATCGGCTCGATGCTCAGCTCGCCCGAGGTCAAAGTCCGCAGTACCGAGTTGCAGGACGATGCGACGAGGCTCGGACGACTCGTCGGCTCCTTGGGCTCGCATGTGGAAAGATTGCTACGCAAGTATCAGGAATCGATCATGGATCGCCAGTATCAACTGGCTCGAGTCGCCGACGTCGCCACGGAGCTTTACGTTTCGAGCTGCGTTCTCAATCGCCTCGATGCTCTGGTTCGCGATCCCCATGCCGACGAGGGGGCACGGCTGCGTGGTCTGAAGCTGGGCCGCTACTATCTCAAGACCGCCGGCCGGCGCATCAATCGGAACTTGGCCGACATGTGGGACAACGATGACGACGACACGACCCGGCTCGCCAATCTGGTCTTGGAGAAATGACGCACGACGATCCGTTGGCGAATGTCTATTCGCTTACTTCGTCATCAAGCGATTAAACCAGCCGCCAGGGGCGCGCGTGGTTTGCGGCACGTCCGTCCGCTCCGGGTAGGCGGGCGGTGGCGTTGGCGGCTCTGGCTCGGTCGATCGCAGCCGTAGGTTAGGATCGGCCAGATTGACCACCGGCGTGCTCGGTCCGTAGGTCGGCATGGCCCACAATTGTTGCGGGTCGCCCGATAGTTGATTCACGGCCACGTTATTGAGCTCGATCGTCATTTCAAATTTCGTCGAGGGCCAAACGATCTTGACGGTCCGCGGCAGCACGACGTTGGCCAGCGGATCGCGACGATGATTGCTCAGTGTGGCCGAGGCCAATAGCATGCCGGCCGGGTCGTAAAGGTGCTGTTCGAGAATCAAGCCGCGCGAGTCGTCGATCACCATGATCCGTCGCAGGTCTCCCTCGGGGCGCGGCAAACGCGTCTCCACACGCAAGCGTCCTTGTCCGACCGGCAGCGGACCGGTGTGTTCGCCTGCCGGGTCGATCGTGGCCATGCCCAGCACTTCGATCAGCCAATCCGGCTCGACGGGCAGCACCTGTCGGGCGGCGCTGCTGGCAAACTGCTCATGTCGGCAATAAAAGATGGCCGGCTCGGGCGAACGTCGGACCCAAAACCAAAACAGCTCGTCGTTGCTCCCCAGGTCCACTTCCGGACCCGTTAGCATGGTGTCCGCACGCAAGCGAAAGCGGCGAGGCCGATCGAGCGCGATATTGGCCCTCGTCTTGGGCATGCCGGGAACGTGAATCTCGGCATCCGTTGTGTACAGCGACTGCACGCGGCCGCTATTGGTATTTACGGCCGATATCACATCGGCCAGCGTGGGCGTGGCTGGCAGTACGCGCGGCATCACAGGTGAGTAGGCCGTGAGAAAATGCGGACAGTTCGCGCCGCTGGCGCAAACCATCAACAACAAAGTGCCCAAGGCCAGAACGGTGCGTTGCAGAGAGCCAGAAGTATTGTGCGCAGAGTGCTTCATGCAGCACCCGCATATAGCAATCGAGATAGTTCGTCCTGAATTTCCTGGACCCGCGCGTCGCTGGGCATCACTCCGGCGACGCGATAGGTGACGTCTTCTCGCGGAGAATAGAGCACCAACACATCCTGTCCGTTGGCGTCCGTCTCTTGCTCTTCCAGCCGCAACACGCGGCGCCGTACGAGCAGCAGCGCCATTACCAGCCGCATGTCCTCTTTTTCTGCCACACCGTCGAGATTCACGAACAATTCGAGCAGGGTTTCGTTCGGTGCCAAGCGCGGCCGCCGCGCATCGGGTGTCGGCACTCGCGATTTCCACCAACCGAGCGTGCGATCGGGCGGACCTTGCCAGGCGTCGGCCGCAAAATCCAATCGGCGCACGTCGGCCCCCTCGGCTACGAGCGCCGTGTAGAACTCTTCTCCCGGCGCGAGCTCGCGACCGGTCGTCGCACAGTGGCGCGTGAATCGTTGAACTTCGTAATCCATTCCAACAATTCTCGAAGGCATTTCCGGCGCAGCAAGTGCTGCGGGCAGTTCGGCGCACGGCCGACTGCCACGATCGATACGCACCGCGCGCGGACGAAGCGGCTACCCGAATGGGGCGCGGAAGACTAATCGAAACCGGTCTGCCGCTCAATACACTCTCGCACGGAGCCTGCTAGCAGGTCGGCCCGAAATCCATCGTCCGACCACGTCATGGCACGAGGGGTTTCGTGGCTTTGCGCGGCCCCCGGCAGGCGTACTATCGAGGCCAAAACCTCCCCAATCGCCCGAACCTTTCTGCTTGACCGACGCTCTAAGGTTAGCTAGAGTTCATGGCGATGGGCTACGTCTTGCCCATCCTCACAGGGAGACGATTTCCATGGCGCGATTGAACCTACTACCGCTTACTTTGCGGCTGCTTGCCTCGGGCAAGCTGTAGGGTTCGTACGCCCGGAAGATTTCGACTCCGGCTGATCAAACATACGAACCCTAAGGCCCGCCGGGCCTTGGGGTTTTTTTGTGGCATTTTTTTGCGGAACAGTGGTCAATGTTCACAAGTCATCCATCCGTCCGATGGCTATCAAGCAGCCATCGGCACAGACAGAATTATCTGCGAACGAGGGCATGGTTGGTGCTTACCGGGCCGGCCTAGGGTCGGCCCCCTTCCGCTCGTGTAAGCATTCGGACCAAAATCGCACTTTGTCATTGCCGAGGACTATCCGATGACCGCCGAACGATACATCAAAATCTTTGACACGACGCTGCGCGACGGAGAGCAATCGCCGGGCGCCAGTATGAACATCTCTGAAAAGTTGGAAGTGGCCCAGGCCCTGGTCGACCTGGGGGTCGACATTATCGAGGCCGGTTTCCCGATCGCCTCGCCGGGCGACTTCGAGGCCGTACGATCGATCGCACAGAATATCCACGGCGCCGTGATCTGTGGTCTGGCCCGGTCGGCCAACGACGACATCGATCGTGCTTGGGAGGCTTTGCAGCACGCCGAGCAGCCTCGGATTCACGTTTTTCTGGCCACCAGCGCCATACATCGCGAATTCAAGCTGAAGATGGACAAGGAAGAGATCATCCGTCGTGCCGTCGACTCTGTGCGCCGTGCGGCCGGATATTGCTCCGACATCGAGTTCTCGCCCGAGGACGCGTCTCGCACCGAGGTCGACTTCCTCTGCCAGGTTGTCGAAGCCGCGATCAACGCCGGTGCGACAACCGTGAATATTCCCGACACCGTAGGCTATGGCACGCCGGCCCACATCGGTGGCGTGATTCGCGCGCTGCGGGAACGGGTGCCGAACATCGATCGGGCCGTGATCAGTACGCACTGCCATAACGATCTGGGTTTGGCCGTCGCCAATAGTCTGGCCGCGGTAGAAAACGGGGCCGGCCAGATCGAATGCACGATCAACGGCATTGGCGAGCGGGCCGGCAACTGTGCCTTGGAAGAAGTCGTGATGGCCTTGCGCACCCGCTACGATCACTATCAGGCCAAGACGCGCGTGGTCACGCAGCGGTTGGTCCCCACCAGCCGGTTGGTATCGAATATTACGACCATTCAAGTGCAGCGCAACAAGGCCATTGTCGGCCGCAACGCCTTCGCCCACGAAGCCGGCATCCACCAGGATGGCATGCTCAAAGAGCGCCGCACTTACGAGATCATGCGTCCCGAGGATGTGGGGCTGGCCAAAACCGATCTGGTGTTGGGCAAGCATAGTGGCCGCGCGGCACTGGCAGATCGCGCCAAAGCCTTGGGCTACCACCTCACCGTTGAGCAATTGCAAACGGTCTTCGAGCAGTTCAAGGTGCTCGCCGACAAGAAGAAGGAAGTTTATGACGCGGATATCGCCGCGCTCATCGAGCAAGAAATTCGCGACGTGCCCGAGACCTGGACCATCGCCGGCTACCGGCTGGTGGCGGAATCCGGAGGCCGTGCTCCCACGGTGACCTTGTCGCTCAAGCGGGGCGAGGAGGAAGTCACCGAGGAGGTCTCGATGGGGGACGGACCTTTTGACGCCATGTTTCACGCCATCGAGCGTGTGACCGGAGTCGAAGTGGTGTGCCGCGACTT is a genomic window of Pirellulales bacterium containing:
- a CDS encoding PEP-CTERM sorting domain-containing protein, whose amino-acid sequence is MSSNSDAIPERQCSNSDVLTEINNFGVLMPRFLFFAALIWAMSSYHALATPITYEFRGSVAFVGTSIPYGLNVTSGAPVVGGFTYDPASPATSSITDGVSYEQQFTHGFWMNIGKVGEANYLTASTDEYAVQIANNLPQPGGSVSDQFTVLFSSTLSPALTSPLVVDGIDHTAGFLALTFTGNSNLYSDASLPSSIQLSDFPMTLSFFSDTPGGIVDVVFNVTSLTPEPSSAVLLLVGMTAFAYAARRRGVLCRSRK
- a CDS encoding glycosyltransferase family 87 protein, which gives rise to MTNPDPSLTVKRQADLVVRASGRATSADGRPAGREGFLDRLCTPPTAQICMSAILLVVFPWAVYRAAGNLACDFPEFVNGGRYILDHGCRHPLTALNRYLPSLDVACILLTIFPLVLSAAIYYLLNVGTWFGLLATVRDELLAGDDMLLRARGTMAAGLLALLIAADGFLIGAFHILMVWMMVAGLAAASRDRPWKGGALLGVAIWLKLLPVVGAGYLVLKRKWLAAGVALLLAVSIDIILSLAAFGWQGSIDEHLVWAAGGAAATVDDQMHGEDAIDEDRITNQSTIVVLRRFLTARGGFPTLAVADLSPTALSLVTGCVLSTLGCAVLMAIRRPAAAMNRRDWSVEIALIVLCTVWFSPVVWSYHLTAVVPALAVILSTPAAEARKNVVSVVWILGILLFAIPLGRAAGHMLWASFFVAASMMLSLHRVTAEGSAAVDEHGLRGPHRIPSSARIE
- a CDS encoding acyl-CoA dehydrogenase family protein; this encodes MSVANRDKQVAEAEELLADGPQRLGFAKGLFFGQYLSDRLLPYPDLAADLQTRSLVSDLRKFCKEQIDAAQIDRDAEIPEHVVRGLGQLGVLGACLPRSCGGLDFTQAAYCQLMEVLGGHCGSTALFVNAHHSIGPRALVLFGTQRQQEDYLPKLCSGEWLSAFALTEPEAGSDASNVQTLAVPSADGKGFVLNGQKRWITNGGIANVLTVMARTPVPGSEETKITAFVVTPDMAGFEVVEKRMNKCGVRGSATARLAFHDMFVPNENVLGQRGKGLKIALTVLDFGRTTFGASCTGAAKFCLARATQHANQRVQFGETLASFELVKDKLAYMAAGAFAMESVTYQTAALIDAGEDDYMIETAMLKVFSTDVLWRIINDTIQIFGGKAYFADEPYERMMRDGRINMIGEGANDVLRVFSALVGLRDVGMELKGVLDALMNPLGNIGKIGGFASRRIGSMLSSPEVKVRSTELQDDATRLGRLVGSLGSHVERLLRKYQESIMDRQYQLARVADVATELYVSSCVLNRLDALVRDPHADEGARLRGLKLGRYYLKTAGRRINRNLADMWDNDDDDTTRLANLVLEK
- a CDS encoding 2-isopropylmalate synthase — its product is MTAERYIKIFDTTLRDGEQSPGASMNISEKLEVAQALVDLGVDIIEAGFPIASPGDFEAVRSIAQNIHGAVICGLARSANDDIDRAWEALQHAEQPRIHVFLATSAIHREFKLKMDKEEIIRRAVDSVRRAAGYCSDIEFSPEDASRTEVDFLCQVVEAAINAGATTVNIPDTVGYGTPAHIGGVIRALRERVPNIDRAVISTHCHNDLGLAVANSLAAVENGAGQIECTINGIGERAGNCALEEVVMALRTRYDHYQAKTRVVTQRLVPTSRLVSNITTIQVQRNKAIVGRNAFAHEAGIHQDGMLKERRTYEIMRPEDVGLAKTDLVLGKHSGRAALADRAKALGYHLTVEQLQTVFEQFKVLADKKKEVYDADIAALIEQEIRDVPETWTIAGYRLVAESGGRAPTVTLSLKRGEEEVTEEVSMGDGPFDAMFHAIERVTGVEVVCRDFNVHSVTIGKDAQAEVTVEVEHGGQIYRGRGVSTDSVEASAQAFLNAINRVAAQLERAGAAISEPKVAGNV